The following are encoded together in the Poseidonibacter lekithochrous genome:
- a CDS encoding bifunctional diguanylate cyclase/phosphodiesterase, which yields MENNFTFNNIDHYDTLFENSVDPILFVKGFKYVDCNKAALKALNISSKDDLIDTHPAYISPQFQPDGKSSKQKANEMMQNSYDNGVIRFEWLHKKITNETFWVEITLKPMKIKDEEYLYISWRDIEKRKVFEANIEKKNHELTASNNYIKDINNHLQDHDKTSENLFDSLTLLGQYKNALDESAIVSKTNLDGEITYVNDNFCSISGYEEDELIGKMHSIIRHPEVPDEVFRDLWETVRKKEIFRAIICNRRKDGTSYYVNTTIIPILDKNSEITEFIGIRHDVSSLYEKDKIIYKQSIDELCNLYNRSKMITDLKSVVFPKLAIIDIDRFKDLNDSYGIDVGDRILEQFATELLKFKSTNLNMYRISGDIFAILARGDFSLKELTLTCERIVEHMAKVDFTVDDDIFNLSLTIGIATGKKTLITNTEMALSHAKEKNLEVCVFNDRIDIQEKLKENINFTKEIKYALKHDSILMYAQKIYNNNTNEYKYETLMRMKQKDGTIISPFKFLEHAKKAKLYPNMTRIMIEKACTYFQDKDKMFSINLTIQDITNKKTVDFLVNKLIETNTAKKAILEIVESEGIENFDEVSSFITKMKRIGCKIAIDDFGTGYSNFEYIIKLNIDILKIDGSLIRDIDTNENLHLTVSTIVSFAQKLGIEIVAEFVHSEQIHEMVKELGITHSQGFFLHKPEYLS from the coding sequence ATGGAAAATAATTTTACTTTTAACAATATTGATCATTATGATACTCTCTTTGAGAACTCTGTTGATCCAATTCTATTTGTTAAAGGATTCAAATATGTAGACTGTAATAAAGCTGCATTAAAAGCCTTGAATATATCATCAAAAGATGATTTAATAGATACTCACCCTGCATATATTTCACCTCAATTTCAACCAGATGGAAAAAGCTCAAAACAAAAAGCAAATGAAATGATGCAAAACTCTTATGACAATGGGGTAATTAGATTTGAATGGTTACATAAAAAAATTACTAATGAAACATTCTGGGTTGAGATTACTTTAAAACCAATGAAAATAAAAGATGAAGAATATTTATATATTTCATGGAGAGATATAGAAAAAAGAAAAGTCTTCGAAGCAAATATAGAAAAAAAGAACCATGAACTAACAGCTTCAAATAATTATATAAAAGATATTAATAACCACTTACAAGATCATGATAAAACAAGTGAAAACTTATTTGATAGTTTGACACTACTTGGACAATATAAAAATGCCTTAGATGAAAGTGCTATTGTTTCAAAAACAAACCTTGATGGAGAAATTACTTATGTAAATGATAATTTTTGCTCAATCTCTGGATATGAAGAAGATGAACTTATAGGAAAAATGCACAGCATTATACGACATCCTGAAGTACCAGATGAAGTGTTTAGAGATCTTTGGGAAACAGTAAGAAAAAAAGAGATATTTAGAGCAATTATTTGTAATAGAAGAAAAGATGGTACTTCTTATTATGTAAACACAACTATTATTCCAATTTTAGATAAAAACTCAGAAATTACAGAGTTTATTGGAATTAGACATGATGTAAGTTCATTGTATGAAAAAGATAAAATTATTTATAAACAATCAATTGATGAATTATGTAATTTATACAATAGATCAAAAATGATTACAGATCTTAAAAGTGTGGTATTTCCTAAACTTGCAATCATAGATATTGATAGATTCAAGGATTTAAATGATTCATATGGAATCGATGTTGGAGATAGAATATTAGAACAATTCGCAACAGAGTTACTAAAATTCAAAAGTACTAATCTAAATATGTATAGAATTTCAGGTGATATTTTTGCAATTTTAGCAAGAGGTGATTTCTCACTAAAAGAACTTACTTTAACATGTGAGAGAATTGTTGAACATATGGCAAAAGTAGACTTTACAGTAGATGATGATATTTTTAACTTATCTCTTACTATTGGAATTGCTACGGGAAAAAAGACTTTAATTACTAATACGGAAATGGCTTTATCTCATGCCAAAGAGAAAAACTTAGAAGTATGTGTATTTAATGATAGAATTGATATTCAAGAGAAGTTAAAAGAGAATATTAATTTTACAAAAGAGATTAAATATGCTCTAAAACACGACTCTATACTAATGTATGCACAAAAGATTTATAACAATAATACTAATGAATATAAATATGAAACATTAATGAGAATGAAACAAAAAGATGGAACTATTATTTCTCCATTTAAATTCTTAGAACATGCGAAAAAAGCTAAACTTTATCCAAATATGACAAGAATCATGATAGAAAAAGCATGTACATATTTTCAAGATAAAGACAAAATGTTCTCAATAAATCTTACTATTCAAGATATAACAAATAAAAAAACTGTAGATTTTTTAGTAAATAAATTAATAGAAACAAATACAGCAAAAAAAGCAATCTTAGAAATTGTAGAATCAGAAGGTATTGAAAACTTTGATGAAGTATCTTCATTTATTACAAAAATGAAAAGAATTGGCTGTAAAATAGCCATTGATGACTTTGGAACAGGATATTCAAACTTTGAATATATTATTAAATTAAATATTGATATTCTAAAAATTGATGGCTCACTAATTAGAGATATTGATACGAATGAAAATTTACACTTAACTGTTTCAACTATTGTAAGCTTCGCTCAAAAACTTGGAATTGAAATTGTTGCTGAGTTTGTTCACTCTGAGCAAATCCATGAAATGGTAAAAGAGTTAGGAATAACTCATTCTCAAGGATTCTTTTTACATAAACCAGAATATTTATCTTAG
- the pdxH gene encoding pyridoxamine 5'-phosphate oxidase, whose translation MDLTHLRGKYTTKGLEEKDLNTNPFKQFEIWFNDALNEKLCEPNAMSLATVGKDMMPSIRTVLLKTFDEDGFVFFTNYKSKKAQQIEENPKSALLFSWLELERQIKIEGSIEKISKTKSLKYFLARPKGSQLGAWVSHQSEVISSRSLLEQKFDEMKNKFASGEVPFPSFWGGYIVKPIRVEFWQGGQDRLHDRFLYEKNESGKWEISRLAP comes from the coding sequence TTGGACTTAACACATCTTAGAGGTAAATATACTACAAAAGGTTTAGAAGAAAAAGACCTAAACACTAATCCTTTTAAACAATTTGAAATATGGTTTAATGATGCATTAAATGAAAAGTTATGTGAACCAAATGCAATGAGTTTAGCAACAGTTGGTAAAGATATGATGCCAAGTATTAGAACAGTATTATTAAAAACTTTTGATGAAGATGGTTTTGTTTTTTTTACAAACTACAAAAGTAAAAAAGCCCAACAAATCGAAGAAAATCCAAAATCAGCCCTACTTTTTTCATGGTTAGAACTAGAAAGACAAATAAAAATTGAAGGTTCAATTGAAAAAATATCAAAAACTAAATCCCTAAAATATTTCTTGGCAAGACCAAAAGGAAGTCAATTAGGAGCTTGGGTTTCACATCAAAGTGAAGTAATCTCATCAAGAAGTTTATTAGAGCAAAAATTTGATGAAATGAAAAACAAATTTGCAAGTGGGGAAGTACCTTTTCCATCATTTTGGGGTGGCTATATTGTTAAACCTATAAGAGTCGAATTTTGGCAAGGTGGACAAGATAGATTACATGATAGATTTCTATATGAAAAAAACGAATCTGGCAAATGGGAAATATCTAGACTAGCACCATAA
- a CDS encoding HD domain-containing protein — MKKDLDKEYKIQNRLINDTIYNHIEYTKLEDKILQTKVVNRLQFITQNALAYFSYPSITTKRFIHSLGTMHLASFMFKNSLLNADKTTKNDFLNSLKDVIIQIIKEEDLKLDLDDMEYFDNKALYQFTVPTKSKAHRATYSIVLQTIRIVGLLHDVGHLPFSHQIENALKKVYNKIKEKELNQEVLVQKEIEFKDIYDDITNNASKVLHEAIGKNLLSLLFQYEVSSLLKKNIDKEYIKLIEKLSLYIFEDKVYNGFDFNVLHKFIDSTVDADRLDYVNRDMLASGYITGPNDHIRITKQAVLVKKNNNFYLSFFDMSLIDIEHMLEMRFNLYKKVIYNHGIAKTDALLENVVQYLSTKYFNDEETQSDILHNISMLWNFKDKNIEKELDNISMLDENWLISLFKHEYFLIKDREDLEAHEKKYLYSFEEVLFGKRRFRSPWKNLNEFYKVLGFSTVERYKFRESFGYITEHKSKILQKELDSFIKRWENKKDDLFFTFQVVSFKIGIQKDFCLYDGEELTNIDEVSTLRKRLKQSMLNTVPFYIYSNKKILNDVMKKELKEIVLKIFD; from the coding sequence TTGAAAAAAGATCTAGATAAGGAATATAAAATACAAAATAGACTAATTAACGATACAATTTATAATCATATCGAATACACAAAACTTGAAGACAAGATTTTACAAACAAAAGTTGTAAATAGATTACAATTTATTACACAAAATGCTTTAGCATATTTTTCATATCCATCAATCACAACCAAGAGATTTATTCATTCTCTTGGTACTATGCATTTAGCTTCTTTTATGTTTAAAAACTCTTTACTAAATGCGGATAAAACAACTAAAAATGATTTTTTAAACTCATTAAAAGATGTAATTATTCAAATAATAAAAGAAGAAGACCTAAAATTAGATTTAGATGATATGGAATATTTTGATAATAAAGCTTTATATCAATTTACAGTTCCTACAAAATCAAAAGCCCATAGAGCAACATATAGTATTGTTTTACAAACTATTAGAATTGTTGGTTTATTACATGATGTAGGACATCTACCCTTCTCTCATCAAATTGAAAATGCTCTAAAAAAAGTCTATAACAAGATTAAAGAAAAAGAGTTAAATCAAGAAGTATTAGTACAAAAAGAGATTGAATTCAAAGATATATATGATGACATTACAAACAATGCATCAAAAGTATTACATGAAGCAATTGGTAAAAACTTATTATCATTATTATTCCAATACGAAGTAAGTAGTCTTCTTAAAAAGAATATTGACAAAGAGTATATAAAACTAATTGAAAAACTATCATTATATATTTTTGAAGACAAAGTTTATAATGGTTTTGATTTTAATGTTTTACATAAATTTATTGATAGTACAGTTGATGCTGATAGATTAGATTATGTAAATAGAGATATGTTAGCTAGTGGATATATTACTGGACCTAATGATCATATTAGAATTACAAAACAAGCTGTATTAGTAAAAAAGAATAATAATTTTTATCTTAGCTTTTTTGACATGTCTTTAATTGATATTGAACATATGTTAGAAATGAGATTTAATTTATATAAAAAAGTTATTTATAATCACGGTATTGCAAAAACTGATGCTCTACTTGAAAATGTTGTTCAATATTTATCTACAAAATATTTTAATGATGAAGAAACACAAAGTGATATTTTACATAATATTTCTATGCTTTGGAATTTCAAAGATAAAAACATAGAAAAAGAGTTAGATAATATCTCTATGTTAGATGAAAACTGGTTAATCTCATTATTTAAACATGAGTATTTTTTAATCAAAGATAGAGAAGATTTAGAAGCTCATGAAAAAAAATATTTATACTCTTTTGAAGAGGTACTATTTGGAAAAAGAAGATTCAGAAGTCCTTGGAAAAACTTAAATGAGTTTTATAAAGTACTTGGATTTTCTACAGTTGAAAGATACAAATTTAGAGAGAGTTTTGGATATATTACAGAACATAAATCTAAAATCCTACAAAAAGAATTAGACTCTTTTATTAAAAGATGGGAAAATAAAAAAGATGATTTATTTTTTACTTTTCAAGTTGTATCTTTTAAAATAGGAATACAAAAAGATTTCTGTTTATATGATGGAGAAGAATTAACTAATATTGATGAAGTATCTACTCTTAGAAAAAGACTTAAACAATCAATGTTAAACACTGTTCCTTTCTATATTTATTCAAATAAAAAAATATTGAATGATGTTATGAAAAAAGAACTAAAAGAGATAGTTTTAAAGATTTTTGACTAA
- the ribA gene encoding GTP cyclohydrolase II: protein MDILKSNIAKLPSKHGKFFIKAYKQNDQEHLAIMSEDFESLSSPYVRVHSECLTGDALGSLKCDCQNQLELALDFITNEGGLVIYHRQEGRNIGLLNKINAYALQDQGRNTVEANLELGFAEDERDYSVVKFILEDLNVSKLKLITNNPKKIEYIESLGVEIQERIPAVTKTNKYNKDYLDTKKEHFGHYL from the coding sequence ATGGATATATTAAAATCAAATATTGCAAAACTTCCTTCTAAACATGGGAAGTTTTTTATAAAAGCATATAAACAAAACGATCAAGAACACCTAGCAATTATGAGCGAAGACTTTGAGTCTTTGAGTTCTCCTTATGTTAGAGTTCACAGTGAATGTTTAACAGGTGATGCCTTAGGTAGTTTAAAATGTGATTGTCAAAACCAATTAGAACTAGCTTTGGATTTTATTACAAATGAAGGTGGTTTAGTAATTTACCACAGACAAGAAGGTAGAAATATTGGTTTATTAAATAAAATCAATGCTTATGCTTTACAAGATCAAGGTAGAAATACAGTTGAAGCAAATTTAGAACTTGGATTTGCAGAAGATGAAAGAGATTATAGTGTTGTAAAATTTATTTTAGAAGACCTAAATGTAAGTAAGTTAAAACTTATTACAAACAATCCGAAAAAAATAGAATATATTGAATCTTTAGGGGTTGAAATACAAGAAAGAATCCCAGCTGTTACAAAAACAAATAAATATAATAAAGACTATTTAGATACAAAAAAAGAACATTTTGGACACTATTTATAA
- a CDS encoding histidine kinase dimerization/phosphoacceptor domain -containing protein has protein sequence MPRSIKFSNLSISVKLLLSLLALASGLLTILFLLIIPKMEKEQYSYKIKQVEQTIALNTQQLKLSVDYIISDGKANATRIKDSLEYKIHKIEDKLQTLDDKNKALFLKEQGNNLGCELSLIDNKSKKPKYEINELSNDGYIQFKSRNATFNKWHVFTKKEEENLCPTLTKHITYSKKFDENSSIFLSCNTDVFYNHEHSKESEIKKYIQKSFSYTNPLHKGKTFLMWLNVEDASNEPLYNREDNIKNNKYCISKLSDVDAIKTGLLSAKQILEASEGKPIIHMMDKENDIGNYKYKAISWIRSINNHEKRRLIFVTTIYKEDLDNNIDSVFWKILPASLLALIFSIITGFLLFRKFSKSLDVLVKTSKEVRLGNINLRSNIKGKDHIGELGHTFDLMLDSMENNIKNLDSKVEYRTSELKKSLDEKNTLLKEIHHRVKNNLSFTINLIKLQKRKVSDESTKELLTDVEERIYIMELLHRKLYESKDLNSIPFKKYINELVEDITYAYNINDLKLNIDIDEVFMDIEHALPCGLIINECITNSFKYAFGDKENEFSIIFRKEKNKCLLEIWDNGKGLPDNLDINKTKSLGLRLISSISKGQLLGQIKYINDKGVKFIITFDIEE, from the coding sequence TTGCCTAGGAGTATTAAGTTTTCAAATTTATCAATTTCTGTTAAGTTACTCTTATCTCTTCTTGCTCTGGCAAGTGGTTTATTAACTATTCTTTTTTTACTAATTATTCCAAAAATGGAAAAAGAACAATACTCTTATAAAATAAAACAAGTAGAGCAAACTATTGCTTTAAATACTCAACAATTAAAACTATCAGTAGATTATATTATTAGTGATGGAAAAGCAAATGCCACAAGAATAAAAGACTCTTTAGAATATAAAATACATAAAATTGAGGATAAATTACAGACTTTAGATGATAAGAATAAAGCTTTGTTTTTAAAGGAGCAAGGTAATAACTTAGGCTGTGAACTCTCTTTAATAGATAATAAAAGTAAAAAGCCAAAATATGAAATAAATGAATTATCAAATGATGGTTATATTCAATTCAAATCTAGAAATGCCACTTTTAATAAATGGCATGTTTTTACAAAAAAAGAAGAAGAGAATTTATGTCCAACTCTTACAAAACATATAACGTATTCTAAAAAGTTTGATGAAAATAGTTCAATTTTTCTCTCTTGTAATACTGATGTTTTTTATAATCATGAACATAGTAAAGAGAGTGAGATAAAAAAATATATTCAAAAAAGCTTCTCTTATACTAATCCTTTACATAAAGGTAAAACTTTTTTAATGTGGTTAAATGTAGAAGATGCAAGTAATGAGCCTTTATACAATAGAGAAGATAATATTAAAAACAACAAATATTGTATTAGTAAACTATCAGATGTAGATGCCATAAAAACTGGTCTTTTAAGTGCAAAACAAATATTGGAAGCTAGTGAAGGAAAACCAATTATTCATATGATGGATAAAGAAAATGATATAGGTAATTATAAATATAAAGCTATATCTTGGATTAGAAGTATTAATAATCATGAAAAAAGAAGATTGATTTTTGTTACAACTATCTATAAAGAAGATTTAGACAATAATATTGATTCTGTATTTTGGAAGATTTTACCAGCCTCTCTTTTGGCTTTAATTTTCTCAATTATTACAGGTTTCTTGTTATTTAGAAAATTCTCTAAGAGTTTAGATGTACTTGTAAAAACCTCAAAAGAAGTACGACTTGGAAATATTAATTTACGATCTAATATAAAAGGGAAAGATCATATTGGAGAGCTTGGACATACTTTTGATTTAATGCTTGATTCTATGGAAAACAATATTAAGAATCTAGATTCTAAAGTTGAATATAGAACTAGTGAGTTAAAAAAGTCTTTAGATGAAAAAAATACTTTGTTAAAAGAGATTCATCATCGAGTAAAAAATAATCTTAGTTTTACTATTAATTTAATAAAACTACAAAAAAGAAAAGTAAGTGATGAAAGTACAAAAGAGTTATTAACAGATGTAGAAGAGCGAATTTATATTATGGAACTTCTTCATAGAAAACTATATGAATCAAAAGATTTAAACTCGATACCTTTTAAAAAGTATATAAATGAACTAGTTGAAGATATTACATATGCTTACAATATTAATGATTTAAAATTAAATATTGATATTGATGAGGTATTTATGGATATTGAACATGCCTTACCTTGTGGCTTAATTATTAATGAATGTATAACTAATTCCTTTAAATATGCATTTGGAGACAAAGAGAATGAATTTAGTATTATTTTTAGAAAAGAAAAAAATAAGTGCTTACTAGAAATATGGGATAATGGAAAAGGTTTACCTGATAATCTGGATATTAATAAAACAAAAAGTCTAGGTTTAAGATTGATTTCCTCTATTTCTAAAGGGCAATTATTAGGACAGATTAAATATATTAATGACAAGGGTGTTAAGTTTATTATCACTTTTGATATTGAAGAATAA
- a CDS encoding methyl-accepting chemotaxis protein gives MFNNLNFSKKLLFGVLSVLIVLSTISTYLISNKAFKDSKKISKDYMMQLGYKNALEIKGDIEKSVVLIKTFSATLETALNENVMYDKPVLVELMSSILEKNPYIVGVWTYFEPNSFYPNISRMANRYAHDETGRFSPYVMKNNGEINLVWQYPVLKNNKWITEPERTKKEFITEPYKFEVDGKNVLNTTVSIPMYKKGKFVGVVGIDISLDKIVQKISKLKILDSGYGYILTSQGTLIAHPNAKNHGKKLEQINKTPISKDIIKNIKNKKDLFFENKSEINNKPSFNYLASFEISDSDINWGFGLSVPDEEYLEDAYVIEKFSIFAGLITTLLIGIVVFIGTRILTNKLNTIERGLDNFFKFLNKQTDDIKEIEITQDDEFGKMAKNINANVKTITKSINEENELINDVKDVVNSVGEGHLSRRISKDSSTKSLNELKELINEMLQKLECFVGNDINQLAKVLESYANYDFRARLDDNANGEIGKEIISMNKMITDMLRSNQKDGLTLKNSSEQLTRDVNILNQNAIKQTESLDETTNAIKDISQTISSTNQKASEMSNISSYTKESANKGKNLASKTATSMDDINDKVSAINEAIAIIDQIAFQTNILSLNAAVEAATAGEAGKGFAVVAAEVRNLANRSADAAKEITNLVESATLKTKEGKKISDSMIEGFNELEEKINETNQLIDDVTNAAKEQDSKMRFIGDIVDRLDSYTQENTQIAQKTNQIAIETNKIASEVVHNVEKNNFEGKEL, from the coding sequence ATGTTTAATAATTTAAATTTTAGTAAAAAGTTATTATTTGGTGTATTATCTGTATTAATTGTCTTATCTACAATCTCTACATATCTAATCTCAAATAAAGCATTTAAAGATAGTAAAAAAATATCTAAAGACTATATGATGCAATTGGGTTATAAAAATGCATTAGAAATCAAAGGTGACATCGAGAAATCGGTTGTTCTAATTAAAACATTCAGTGCAACACTAGAAACTGCATTAAATGAAAATGTAATGTATGATAAACCTGTTCTTGTTGAACTTATGAGTTCAATATTAGAAAAAAATCCTTATATTGTTGGGGTTTGGACATATTTTGAACCAAACTCGTTTTATCCAAATATTTCAAGAATGGCTAATAGATATGCCCATGATGAAACAGGTAGATTCTCACCTTATGTAATGAAAAATAATGGTGAAATAAATCTTGTATGGCAATATCCAGTTCTTAAAAACAATAAATGGATTACAGAACCTGAGAGAACAAAAAAAGAATTTATTACTGAACCATATAAATTTGAAGTAGATGGGAAAAATGTATTAAATACTACAGTTTCAATTCCTATGTACAAGAAAGGTAAATTTGTAGGTGTTGTTGGAATCGATATTTCATTAGATAAAATCGTACAAAAAATCTCTAAATTAAAAATTCTTGACAGTGGTTATGGATATATTTTAACTTCTCAAGGAACATTAATTGCCCATCCAAATGCTAAAAACCATGGGAAAAAACTAGAACAAATCAATAAAACTCCTATTTCAAAAGATATTATTAAAAATATCAAAAACAAAAAAGATCTATTTTTTGAGAATAAATCAGAAATCAATAATAAGCCTTCATTTAACTACCTTGCATCATTTGAAATTAGTGATTCAGATATAAACTGGGGATTTGGATTATCAGTTCCTGATGAAGAGTATTTGGAAGATGCCTATGTTATTGAGAAGTTCTCAATCTTTGCAGGATTAATTACAACATTATTAATTGGTATTGTTGTATTTATTGGAACTAGAATATTAACAAACAAATTAAATACAATTGAGCGTGGATTAGATAATTTCTTCAAATTCTTAAACAAACAAACTGATGATATTAAAGAAATTGAAATCACTCAAGATGATGAGTTTGGAAAAATGGCTAAAAATATTAATGCTAATGTTAAAACAATTACAAAGAGTATTAATGAAGAAAATGAACTTATTAATGATGTAAAAGACGTTGTAAATAGCGTTGGAGAAGGTCATTTAAGTAGAAGAATTTCAAAAGACTCTAGTACAAAATCTCTAAATGAATTAAAAGAATTAATTAATGAAATGTTACAAAAACTAGAATGTTTTGTAGGAAATGATATTAATCAGTTAGCTAAAGTTCTTGAGAGTTATGCAAACTATGACTTTAGAGCAAGACTTGATGATAATGCAAATGGAGAGATTGGAAAAGAGATTATCTCTATGAATAAAATGATTACAGATATGCTTAGATCTAATCAAAAAGATGGATTAACACTAAAAAATAGTTCAGAACAATTAACAAGAGATGTTAATATTTTAAATCAAAATGCAATTAAACAAACAGAATCATTAGATGAAACAACTAATGCAATTAAAGATATTAGTCAAACAATTAGTAGTACAAACCAAAAAGCTAGTGAGATGTCAAATATTTCATCGTACACAAAAGAGTCTGCAAATAAAGGTAAAAACCTAGCTTCTAAAACTGCAACTTCTATGGATGATATTAATGACAAAGTAAGTGCAATTAATGAAGCAATTGCTATTATTGATCAAATTGCTTTCCAAACAAATATTCTTTCACTAAATGCAGCTGTTGAAGCAGCAACAGCAGGTGAAGCTGGAAAAGGATTTGCAGTAGTTGCAGCAGAAGTTCGAAACCTAGCAAATAGATCTGCGGATGCAGCTAAAGAGATTACAAACTTAGTTGAAAGTGCTACACTTAAAACAAAAGAAGGTAAAAAAATTAGTGATTCTATGATTGAAGGATTTAATGAACTTGAAGAGAAAATCAATGAAACAAATCAATTAATTGATGATGTTACAAATGCTGCAAAAGAACAAGACTCTAAAATGAGATTCATTGGAGATATTGTAGATAGATTAGATTCATATACTCAAGAAAACACTCAAATTGCACAAAAAACAAATCAAATAGCTATTGAAACAAATAAAATAGCATCTGAAGTTGTTCATAATGTAGAAAAAAACAATTTTGAAGGAAAAGAGCTTTAG
- a CDS encoding PhoH family protein has product MKEKVYVLDTNIILQNLQNLFKISDNKTNHIVIPETVLLELEDKKKLTNELGFYSREFARLLAKMKIKEVDYKLGFKVVKFSNDEINLDIISKDTYDTQIEQIHLSESNDKRIIEVASIAQEYYKGAQTIFLSLDVYARIFALFKSIKTETLHDDKSTVPKFEFVKNIELDSTIFNSLDNKAVEEIDPEHSQENFSYIFESSDGNSEYAITHNGKLDLLKENDFKALNVKPVNLKQKLFTKAILSNMYDLLVIDAKAGSGKTLMSIVCAMRLIDLGYYDKIVYVRNSIESLDKGADVGYLAGNDEKFRIYNMALQDTLEFIAKKHLKKSENRENSESIESKISELESKYCMETLWPGEARGRTLSSAIVIMDEWQNSSENTTQLILSRLDESCMAVVIGSNRQIDNLYLNKYNNGLTTLLKHTKFEHPEVKMFAIELEKAVRGKFAEFTERIFEKRSR; this is encoded by the coding sequence ATGAAAGAAAAAGTATATGTACTAGACACAAACATCATCTTACAAAATCTTCAGAATCTATTTAAAATCTCTGACAATAAAACCAACCATATTGTAATTCCTGAAACAGTTTTATTAGAATTAGAGGATAAAAAAAAGCTGACAAATGAACTAGGATTTTATTCAAGAGAATTTGCAAGATTATTAGCAAAGATGAAAATTAAGGAAGTTGACTATAAACTTGGTTTCAAAGTGGTAAAGTTTTCAAATGACGAAATTAATCTAGATATTATCTCAAAAGATACATATGACACACAAATAGAACAAATACATTTAAGTGAAAGTAATGATAAAAGAATCATTGAAGTAGCTTCAATTGCACAAGAGTATTATAAAGGTGCACAAACTATATTCTTATCATTAGATGTTTATGCAAGAATCTTCGCTTTATTTAAAAGTATCAAAACAGAAACTCTACATGATGATAAATCAACTGTACCAAAATTTGAGTTTGTTAAAAATATAGAGCTAGACTCTACTATATTTAATTCCTTAGATAATAAAGCAGTTGAAGAGATAGATCCTGAACACTCCCAAGAGAACTTCTCTTATATATTTGAAAGTTCTGATGGTAATAGCGAATATGCAATTACACATAATGGAAAACTTGATTTATTAAAAGAGAATGACTTCAAAGCTCTAAATGTAAAACCAGTAAATTTAAAACAAAAACTATTTACAAAAGCAATTTTATCTAATATGTACGACTTATTAGTTATTGATGCAAAAGCAGGAAGTGGGAAAACTCTTATGTCAATTGTTTGCGCAATGAGACTAATTGATTTAGGATATTATGACAAAATTGTTTATGTTAGAAACTCTATTGAGTCCCTAGATAAAGGTGCTGATGTTGGATACTTAGCAGGAAATGATGAGAAGTTTAGAATCTATAATATGGCATTACAAGATACTTTAGAGTTTATTGCAAAAAAACATCTTAAAAAGTCAGAAAATAGAGAGAACAGTGAATCAATAGAATCAAAAATCTCAGAACTTGAATCAAAGTATTGTATGGAAACATTATGGCCAGGAGAAGCTAGAGGTAGAACTCTATCTAGTGCTATTGTAATAATGGATGAATGGCAAAATAGCTCAGAGAATACAACACAATTAATTCTATCAAGACTAGATGAATCTTGTATGGCAGTTGTAATTGGTTCGAATCGGCAAATCGATAATTTATATTTAAATAAATATAATAATGGATTAACAACTCTGCTTAAACATACTAAGTTTGAACATCCTGAAGTTAAGATGTTTGCAATAGAACTAGAAAAAGCAGTTAGAGGTAAATTCGCTGAATTTACAGAAAGAATCTTTGAAAAAAGATCTAGATAA